One region of Streptomyces subrutilus genomic DNA includes:
- a CDS encoding sensor histidine kinase has protein sequence MSTNLPSNPSAASTPPHQPGAGFRHELFPYRGEEQFLTGTLGFIHEALAADEAVVVAVPADKTSLLRHELGGEGAVTFVDTTTAGPNPGRHIAAWVTWMAEHGEGGRPVRGIGETAWRTVRSAAHLSELHHHEWLLNRAFAQSPAWSMLCPYDATDEDQGALQSLSSCHPLIRQEGHHTSRNEGYLSGEVYPFHALPGPCDPYQEVNYTHGDLAAVRSKVAQCATDAGVPQERLSKLAVAVTEIATNSIRHGGGSGTLRTWAQESVFLCEFRDAGYIPDVMLGRIRPAAEQIGGRGLWLAHQLCDLVEIRSSPDQGTTVRLHTDIPR, from the coding sequence ATGAGCACGAACCTGCCCTCGAACCCGTCCGCTGCCTCGACGCCGCCTCATCAGCCGGGTGCCGGGTTCCGGCACGAGTTGTTTCCCTACCGCGGCGAGGAGCAGTTCCTCACCGGGACACTGGGCTTCATCCACGAAGCCCTGGCAGCCGACGAAGCGGTCGTCGTCGCCGTCCCCGCGGACAAGACCTCGCTCCTGCGGCACGAACTGGGCGGCGAGGGGGCCGTCACCTTCGTGGACACGACGACCGCCGGCCCCAACCCAGGACGTCACATCGCCGCATGGGTGACCTGGATGGCGGAGCACGGCGAGGGAGGCAGGCCCGTCCGAGGAATCGGGGAGACGGCCTGGCGCACCGTACGGAGCGCCGCGCACCTCTCGGAGCTGCACCATCACGAATGGCTCTTGAACCGGGCCTTCGCCCAGAGCCCGGCCTGGTCGATGCTGTGCCCCTACGACGCCACCGACGAGGACCAGGGCGCCCTGCAGTCCTTGTCGAGCTGCCACCCTCTGATCCGCCAGGAGGGACACCACACCTCACGCAACGAGGGCTACCTCAGCGGCGAGGTGTACCCCTTCCACGCCCTGCCCGGCCCGTGCGACCCGTACCAGGAGGTCAACTACACCCACGGTGACCTGGCCGCGGTCCGCTCCAAGGTCGCGCAGTGCGCCACCGACGCCGGCGTCCCGCAGGAACGGTTGTCGAAGCTCGCCGTCGCCGTCACCGAGATCGCCACCAACAGCATCCGCCACGGCGGGGGCAGCGGCACCCTGCGCACCTGGGCCCAGGAGTCGGTGTTCCTCTGTGAGTTCCGGGACGCCGGCTACATCCCGGACGTGATGTTGGGCCGCATCCGCCCGGCCGCGGAACAGATCGGCGGCCGCGGCCTGTGGCTCGCCCACCAGCTCTGCGATCTGGTCGAGATCCGCTCCAGCCCCGACCAGGGCACCACCGTCCGCCTCCATACCGACATCCCGCGGTAG
- a CDS encoding metallophosphoesterase family protein produces the protein MRLLLTSDTHLPTRATSLPDVLMAAVDEADAVIHAGDWIDEPTLDLLESRSIRLIGVYGNNDGPGLRRRLPEVAYAELEGVRFAVVHETGAAAGRERRCAAQFPDVDVLVFGHSHIPWDTTAGRLRLLNPGSPTDRRRQPFCTFMTLTVADGKVYDVTLHRLPPRR, from the coding sequence ATGCGGCTCCTGCTGACCTCGGACACCCACCTCCCCACCCGGGCCACGTCACTCCCGGACGTCCTGATGGCCGCCGTCGACGAAGCCGACGCCGTCATCCACGCCGGTGACTGGATCGACGAGCCCACGCTCGACCTGTTGGAGTCCCGGTCAATCCGGCTGATCGGCGTGTACGGCAACAACGACGGCCCGGGCCTGCGCCGCAGACTCCCGGAGGTCGCCTACGCCGAGCTGGAAGGAGTGCGGTTCGCGGTCGTGCACGAAACGGGAGCGGCCGCCGGGCGGGAACGGCGCTGTGCCGCCCAGTTCCCCGACGTGGACGTTCTGGTGTTCGGCCACAGCCACATCCCGTGGGACACCACCGCCGGAAGGCTGCGCCTGCTCAACCCGGGCTCGCCCACGGACCGCAGGCGCCAGCCCTTCTGCACGTTCATGACGCTCACGGTCGCTGACGGGAAGGTGTACGACGTGACGCTCCATCGTCTTCCCCCGCGGCGCTGA
- a CDS encoding site-specific recombinase — protein sequence MTIDPVTELGSGGALRLPRARVVPLSAPPSSYTAAAERCLTGAGIAKSSARIYRISLTTWGWMLAGEPAPTGPARRGAKPPVFPVTAIDDPALPEVLAELAAARADEMDADTVNRELSIARKAIGWWQRQGWIVGDPTIGIERRPAPPDRTKALAENQIAALWRLDVGLREKTFWKLLHESAARADEVLCLNVEDLYPQDKRGKITAKSGATEWIHWQSGTAQLLPRLIARRTRGPLFLTDRKAPAGTPTLDVCPETSRARLSYRRAEEIFEENTRLLANPLASP from the coding sequence GTGACGATCGATCCGGTGACCGAACTCGGGAGCGGGGGCGCGCTCCGGCTGCCGCGCGCCCGGGTGGTGCCCCTGTCCGCCCCACCCTCGTCGTACACCGCAGCGGCCGAGCGGTGCCTCACCGGCGCGGGCATCGCGAAGTCCTCCGCGCGGATCTACCGGATCTCGCTGACGACGTGGGGGTGGATGCTCGCCGGCGAACCGGCGCCGACCGGACCCGCCCGCCGGGGCGCGAAGCCGCCCGTCTTCCCCGTCACCGCGATCGACGACCCGGCCCTGCCGGAGGTGCTGGCCGAGCTGGCGGCGGCGCGGGCGGACGAGATGGACGCCGACACCGTCAACCGGGAACTGTCCATCGCCCGCAAGGCCATCGGCTGGTGGCAGCGCCAGGGCTGGATCGTCGGAGACCCGACGATCGGCATCGAGCGTCGGCCGGCACCACCCGACCGAACCAAGGCCCTGGCCGAGAACCAGATCGCCGCCCTGTGGCGCCTGGACGTCGGGCTCAGGGAGAAGACGTTCTGGAAGCTCCTCCATGAAAGCGCCGCACGGGCAGATGAGGTGCTGTGCCTGAACGTGGAAGACCTGTACCCGCAGGACAAACGCGGGAAGATCACCGCCAAGAGCGGCGCGACCGAGTGGATTCACTGGCAGTCCGGCACCGCCCAGCTCCTGCCCCGCCTCATCGCGCGCCGCACCCGCGGCCCCCTGTTTCTCACCGACCGCAAGGCCCCCGCCGGAACACCGACGCTCGACGTCTGCCCGGAGACGAGCCGGGCCCGGCTCTCCTACCGCCGGGCCGAAGAGATCTTCGAGGAGAACACCCGACTGCTGGCCAACCCGCTCGCCTCACCCTAG
- a CDS encoding NAD(P)H-dependent flavin oxidoreductase: protein MRPGRLGELLGIELPIIQGPFGGGLSSVELAVAVSEGGGLGSYGAHILLPEEIGDLVARLKAGTDRPFAVNLWVPLDGESELQPSETDLATHVARLRPYYEELGVPAPTAADVVAGPDFDAQVDALLAAAPPVISLVMGLPPRRLVEEARRLGIALIGTATTVDEATALEASGVDAIVASGSDAGGHRGAFLRPVRESLVGTFSLVPQVADAVTVPVVAAGGIADGRGVTAALALGADAVQIGTGFLACQESGASAVHKAALGTSEARTTVLTRLFSGRTARGIPNSFVRDMAAHEDHVPPYPVQNALMQPIRRAAGAQGRPEYVNLWAGQSAALARESPTAGSYLADLVNEADRLLKS from the coding sequence ATGAGGCCGGGACGTCTTGGCGAGCTCCTCGGCATCGAACTGCCTATCATCCAAGGGCCGTTCGGCGGCGGACTCTCCTCCGTCGAGCTGGCCGTGGCGGTGTCGGAGGGCGGCGGGCTCGGCTCGTACGGGGCCCACATCCTCCTCCCGGAGGAGATCGGGGATCTGGTAGCACGGCTGAAAGCGGGCACGGACCGGCCGTTCGCGGTGAACCTGTGGGTTCCGCTCGATGGTGAATCCGAACTCCAGCCGTCCGAGACGGACCTGGCCACTCATGTGGCGCGGCTGCGGCCGTACTACGAGGAACTCGGCGTCCCCGCCCCCACCGCCGCCGACGTGGTCGCCGGGCCGGACTTCGACGCGCAGGTGGACGCCCTGCTCGCCGCCGCCCCGCCGGTCATCAGCCTCGTGATGGGGCTGCCGCCCCGACGTCTGGTCGAGGAGGCCCGGCGGCTCGGCATCGCGCTGATCGGTACGGCGACGACCGTCGACGAGGCAACCGCTCTTGAGGCCTCGGGCGTGGACGCGATCGTCGCCTCCGGCAGCGACGCGGGCGGCCACCGGGGAGCCTTCCTGCGCCCCGTGCGGGAGTCCCTGGTGGGCACGTTCTCGCTGGTCCCGCAGGTGGCGGATGCGGTCACGGTGCCTGTGGTCGCCGCGGGCGGGATCGCCGACGGCCGCGGTGTCACCGCAGCCCTCGCTCTCGGCGCGGACGCGGTCCAGATCGGCACCGGCTTCCTCGCCTGCCAGGAGTCGGGAGCGAGCGCGGTCCATAAGGCGGCTCTCGGCACATCCGAGGCCCGCACGACGGTCTTGACCCGTCTGTTCTCGGGCCGCACAGCCAGGGGCATCCCGAACAGCTTCGTCCGCGACATGGCAGCCCACGAGGACCACGTACCGCCGTATCCCGTACAGAACGCCCTGATGCAGCCGATCCGCCGGGCTGCGGGGGCTCAGGGCCGGCCCGAGTACGTGAACCTGTGGGCCGGCCAGTCGGCAGCCCTGGCTCGGGAGTCGCCGACGGCGGGCTCGTACCTCGCCGACCTCGTCAACGAGGCAGACCGGCTGCTGAAGAGCTGA
- a CDS encoding alpha/beta hydrolase family protein, whose amino-acid sequence MHPKIQLRRRRLRFAVWSLVTTLVVAGGLVGVVLWQHSYDMEEQRVSIRHGGHILNGVLALPKDGRKRHGLVVYVHGDGPVNATHDDGYKPMWEANAKAGYASLSWDKPGVAGAPGNWLGQSMDDRADEAAAAIAWARARPDIDGGRIGLWGASQAGWVLPKVAAKTPVSFVIAVSPAINWLQQGRYNLLAQLRADGASAARVGAAIARSDTTRGLLERHAPFEEYVKAMGGDADGMTADRWSFISKNYTADATQDLRALRGVPLLLTLAGHDINVDTADTERIYREVLDADGAMTVKSYPDATHSFLERSIEQSDLRITLTALFSPRSLFADGFLDDQRQFLKGLDPVMGTV is encoded by the coding sequence ATGCATCCGAAGATCCAGCTTCGACGACGCAGGCTCCGCTTCGCCGTGTGGTCACTCGTCACGACCCTGGTCGTGGCGGGAGGTCTCGTCGGCGTGGTGCTGTGGCAGCACTCCTACGACATGGAGGAGCAGCGGGTTTCGATCCGCCACGGGGGCCACATCCTCAACGGCGTACTGGCCCTCCCCAAGGACGGCCGCAAGCGCCACGGTCTGGTCGTGTACGTGCACGGCGACGGCCCCGTCAATGCCACCCATGACGACGGTTACAAACCCATGTGGGAAGCGAACGCCAAGGCCGGCTACGCCTCCCTGTCCTGGGACAAGCCCGGCGTCGCGGGCGCACCCGGGAACTGGCTCGGCCAGTCCATGGACGACCGGGCCGACGAGGCAGCCGCCGCCATCGCCTGGGCGCGCGCCCGCCCGGACATCGACGGCGGCCGGATCGGACTCTGGGGCGCCAGCCAGGCCGGCTGGGTCCTGCCGAAGGTCGCCGCCAAGACGCCCGTCAGCTTCGTCATCGCCGTCTCCCCGGCGATCAACTGGCTCCAGCAGGGCCGATACAACCTCCTCGCCCAGCTGCGCGCCGACGGCGCATCAGCGGCCCGCGTCGGCGCGGCGATAGCACGGAGCGACACCACCCGAGGGCTGCTGGAACGCCACGCGCCCTTCGAGGAGTACGTCAAGGCCATGGGCGGCGACGCGGACGGCATGACCGCCGATCGCTGGAGCTTCATCTCCAAGAACTACACAGCGGACGCCACGCAGGACCTTCGCGCCCTGCGCGGCGTACCGCTGCTGTTGACGCTCGCGGGCCATGACATCAACGTGGACACCGCCGACACGGAGCGCATCTACCGCGAGGTGCTGGACGCGGACGGCGCGATGACGGTCAAGAGCTACCCGGACGCAACCCACTCATTCCTCGAGCGGTCCATCGAGCAGTCGGACCTCAGGATCACGCTCACGGCACTCTTCTCGCCGCGCTCACTCTTCGCGGACGGTTTCCTGGACGACCAACGGCAGTTCCTCAAGGGTCTGGACCCCGTCATGGGGACGGTGTGA
- a CDS encoding TetR/AcrR family transcriptional regulator, with amino-acid sequence MGRTSTARTRLLAATGELMRSHGYNSLGIAEICAHAEVKKGSFYHFFESKQALTVEVVDAYWQGERSCWVGELSVPAPALDRLRRLLDATAAVQRRMKEDSGTVDGCLLGNLALELSTREPDIQARLKEIFDEQIQLVANVLTDAAAEGAIPTDRASLSTARALVAQLEGMVLFAKLKNDPAVLDDLWPHTLMLLGA; translated from the coding sequence ATGGGACGCACCAGCACGGCACGCACAAGGCTTCTTGCAGCCACCGGCGAACTCATGCGCAGCCACGGCTACAACAGTCTCGGCATCGCCGAGATCTGCGCCCACGCCGAGGTGAAGAAGGGCAGCTTCTACCACTTCTTCGAGTCCAAGCAGGCCCTCACCGTCGAGGTCGTCGACGCCTACTGGCAGGGCGAGCGAAGCTGCTGGGTCGGGGAGCTGTCCGTCCCCGCGCCCGCCCTCGACCGGCTGCGGCGGCTGCTCGACGCCACGGCTGCTGTCCAGCGGCGGATGAAAGAAGACTCCGGCACGGTCGACGGCTGCCTCCTGGGCAACCTCGCCCTGGAGCTAAGCACCCGGGAACCGGACATCCAGGCCCGTCTGAAGGAGATCTTCGACGAACAGATCCAACTGGTCGCCAACGTTCTCACGGACGCGGCAGCCGAGGGCGCAATCCCGACAGACCGGGCTTCGTTGTCGACCGCCCGGGCCCTCGTCGCCCAGCTGGAGGGCATGGTTCTCTTCGCCAAGCTCAAGAACGACCCCGCAGTGCTCGACGACCTCTGGCCGCACACACTGATGCTGCTCGGTGCCTGA
- a CDS encoding VOC family protein, giving the protein MARDLPAAQDFYGAVLGWSFRPASLGRGFAVAELNGVPVAGIGAVASDFAVPVAWTTYFAVDDADSAVARIRAVGGTVGIGPVTFPPGGRAALATDLEGASFGVWEGRVLSDWRVGEGHAPAWVELHTKNAFDAALFYGRVLEWADDDAGGCEVSYEQDQVVLRHDGQAVARLNSGPVENSSPRPQLRPRWRVHFMVADLDAAQAAVLAHGGRVVADDLPSGATEHLTVRDPDGGLFTLDQRPGPLPPPGRGTQHV; this is encoded by the coding sequence ATGGCTCGTGACCTGCCCGCCGCTCAGGACTTCTACGGAGCCGTGCTGGGCTGGAGCTTCCGGCCGGCCAGTCTGGGGCGGGGGTTCGCGGTCGCCGAGCTGAATGGTGTGCCGGTCGCGGGCATCGGTGCGGTGGCGAGCGACTTTGCGGTGCCTGTCGCGTGGACGACGTACTTCGCGGTCGATGACGCGGACTCGGCGGTGGCGCGGATCCGCGCCGTCGGGGGCACCGTGGGGATCGGTCCGGTCACCTTCCCGCCCGGCGGCCGCGCGGCTCTCGCAACCGATCTCGAGGGCGCGTCCTTCGGGGTGTGGGAGGGACGCGTCCTCTCCGACTGGAGGGTGGGCGAGGGCCACGCCCCGGCATGGGTGGAACTGCACACGAAAAACGCCTTCGATGCCGCTCTCTTCTACGGCCGGGTTCTCGAATGGGCCGACGATGACGCCGGCGGCTGCGAGGTCTCCTACGAGCAGGACCAAGTCGTCTTGCGCCATGACGGCCAAGCAGTGGCCCGCCTGAACAGCGGACCCGTGGAGAACAGCTCCCCCAGGCCCCAGCTGAGGCCCCGCTGGCGAGTCCATTTCATGGTCGCCGACCTGGATGCCGCCCAGGCCGCGGTACTCGCGCACGGCGGGCGCGTCGTCGCCGACGACCTACCCTCCGGTGCGACGGAGCACCTCACGGTGAGGGACCCGGACGGGGGCCTGTTCACCCTCGACCAGAGGCCCGGCCCCCTCCCTCCTCCCGGCCGCGGCACCCAGCATGTTTAG
- a CDS encoding flavodoxin family protein, protein MAVPPITVAIAHHSGYGHTARQAAAVAEGADSVPGVRADLRDVSVLDESLWTALGTAEAIVFGSPTYMGSTSAVFQHFAEASAPVWAERGWQDKIAAGFTNSAGVNGNKDNALLSMTVFAAQHGMTWVPLGLTPGWIYSSNGSPEDLNRLGGFVGAMAQSPSDLGPEQAPGTADLRTARHLGERVARAALRQALGREAELASAVTG, encoded by the coding sequence ATGGCTGTACCCCCGATCACCGTCGCCATCGCCCATCACAGCGGGTACGGGCATACTGCCCGTCAGGCCGCCGCCGTCGCCGAGGGCGCGGACTCCGTGCCCGGAGTCCGCGCCGATCTCCGGGACGTGTCGGTCCTCGACGAGAGCCTGTGGACCGCCCTCGGCACGGCCGAGGCGATCGTCTTCGGTTCTCCCACCTACATGGGCTCAACCTCTGCGGTCTTCCAGCACTTCGCGGAGGCGAGCGCGCCGGTCTGGGCCGAGCGGGGCTGGCAGGACAAGATTGCAGCCGGCTTCACCAACTCCGCCGGGGTCAACGGCAACAAGGACAACGCCCTGCTGTCGATGACCGTGTTCGCCGCCCAGCACGGCATGACCTGGGTGCCGCTGGGCCTGACGCCCGGCTGGATCTACTCCTCCAACGGCAGCCCTGAGGACCTCAACCGGCTCGGCGGCTTCGTCGGCGCCATGGCACAGTCGCCCTCCGACCTCGGTCCGGAGCAGGCACCCGGCACGGCCGACCTGCGCACGGCCCGGCACCTGGGAGAGCGCGTTGCACGGGCCGCGCTTCGTCAGGCCCTGGGTCGCGAGGCCGAGCTCGCCTCGGCGGTGACCGGATGA
- a CDS encoding GNAT family N-acetyltransferase, whose product MGRDTTDTGTGPVTVRRGLPAGAEQRAAELYWEAFGRKLGPALNPPEKAVPFIAGHLNADRAVCALLEGRLVGLAGYQLGGRALTGGSASAVLRAYGHLRGLHRLMLLALFERRPAPGQLVMDGIAVDPGVRGRGVGSLLIEEVAAIAAEQHCREIRLDVIDTNPRARALYERRGFTAVRTERTPYLRALLGFGAVTTMRRAVGTGGARSDVSAAGEDDGASRRTPSRQRP is encoded by the coding sequence ATGGGACGGGACACGACGGACACCGGTACGGGACCGGTAACGGTGCGGCGGGGCCTTCCGGCCGGTGCCGAGCAGCGGGCGGCCGAGCTGTACTGGGAGGCCTTCGGTCGCAAGCTCGGCCCCGCGCTGAACCCGCCGGAGAAGGCGGTGCCCTTCATCGCCGGCCACCTGAACGCGGATCGCGCGGTGTGCGCCCTCCTCGAAGGGCGGCTCGTCGGTCTCGCCGGCTACCAGCTCGGCGGCCGCGCCCTCACGGGGGGATCGGCCTCGGCCGTGCTGCGGGCGTACGGACACCTGCGAGGGCTGCACAGACTGATGCTCCTCGCGCTGTTCGAGCGCCGCCCGGCCCCCGGACAGCTCGTGATGGACGGCATCGCCGTGGACCCGGGCGTACGCGGCCGCGGCGTCGGGAGCCTGCTCATCGAGGAAGTGGCCGCCATAGCGGCAGAGCAGCACTGCCGGGAGATCAGACTTGACGTGATCGACACCAATCCGCGGGCCAGGGCCCTGTACGAGCGGCGCGGCTTCACGGCCGTGCGGACCGAGCGCACGCCCTACCTGCGCGCGCTGCTGGGGTTCGGGGCCGTGACCACCATGCGTCGCGCCGTCGGAACGGGCGGGGCTCGAAGCGACGTCAGCGCCGCGGGGGAAGACGATGGAGCGTCACGTCGTACACCTTCCCGTCAGCGACCGTGA
- a CDS encoding TetR/AcrR family transcriptional regulator: protein MRTAEEGLRERHKARRRLRILDATRELLREGPDSVISTERIAERAEVSPATVYNLIGPREKIWEALADGFMDELEGRLGALGAGDPREVVRSTVQLFVSDPTVSRRMVRGWEGSGLVLDRSPHTQLRRAMAGARARGLLRDDVDTDALAAVVSASCVGTLHQWVAALINDDRFLARSLFALDVALAAAAADPYRDQLLAPLRTPRDTK from the coding sequence ATGCGGACAGCCGAGGAGGGGCTGCGTGAGCGGCACAAGGCGCGCAGACGGCTGCGGATCCTGGACGCGACGCGCGAACTCCTGCGGGAAGGCCCGGATTCGGTGATCAGTACCGAACGGATCGCCGAAAGGGCCGAGGTCTCCCCAGCCACGGTGTACAACCTCATCGGGCCGCGCGAGAAGATCTGGGAAGCACTCGCCGACGGGTTCATGGACGAACTGGAGGGCCGCCTGGGAGCGCTGGGAGCCGGTGACCCGCGAGAAGTCGTCCGGTCGACCGTCCAGCTCTTCGTGAGCGACCCGACCGTGTCGCGCCGCATGGTGCGCGGGTGGGAGGGCAGCGGCCTCGTACTCGACCGCAGTCCGCACACCCAGCTCCGCCGGGCGATGGCAGGCGCACGGGCACGAGGCCTCCTGCGCGACGACGTCGACACCGACGCGTTGGCCGCCGTGGTCAGCGCCTCGTGTGTGGGCACGCTGCACCAGTGGGTCGCCGCCCTGATCAACGACGACCGGTTCCTCGCCCGTTCCCTGTTCGCGCTGGACGTCGCGCTCGCCGCGGCCGCCGCGGATCCCTACCGCGACCAGCTGCTGGCACCACTGCGCACCCCCCGGGACACGAAATGA
- a CDS encoding GlsB/YeaQ/YmgE family stress response membrane protein: MGIIAWILIGLLAGLIAKALMPGKDPGGIIITMLIGIAGGLLGGWLGKVIFGVDSIDGFFELSTWIAAIIGSLILLALYRLLTRNRHRHA, translated from the coding sequence ATGGGCATCATCGCGTGGATTCTCATCGGGCTACTCGCCGGCCTTATCGCCAAGGCCCTCATGCCGGGCAAGGACCCGGGCGGCATCATCATCACGATGCTCATCGGCATCGCAGGAGGCCTGCTCGGCGGCTGGCTCGGCAAGGTCATCTTCGGCGTCGACTCCATCGACGGGTTCTTCGAGCTCTCCACCTGGATCGCCGCCATCATCGGCTCCCTCATCCTCCTGGCCCTCTACCGCCTCCTCACCCGCAACAGGCACCGTCACGCCTGA
- a CDS encoding alpha/beta fold hydrolase, with protein sequence MNSDALPRSRNFVGHGGIRLAADVWGEASSPPLVLLHGGGQTRHAWDRTGPRLAALGWRVVAPDLRGHGTSAWSADGDYDLDLFAGDVRAIVAEVGGRPVLVGASLGGLGSLLAAGEAPRAAVRALVLVDVAHRPDPRGFHRIVAFMRHHPDGFDDVAHAAATVSAHLPHRPSPPDPKGMLTNLRRRGDRWVWHWDPRMLDSFEGRMDPPGMAERLLDAGRHARVPILLVRGGSSDVVREEVAQQFCDEVPGARRVDVAGAGHMVVGDRNEHFLDAIVPFLEEVACASG encoded by the coding sequence ATGAACTCCGACGCCCTGCCCCGGTCACGGAACTTCGTGGGCCACGGCGGGATCCGGCTCGCTGCGGACGTGTGGGGCGAGGCGTCCTCTCCCCCTCTCGTCCTGCTGCACGGCGGCGGCCAGACGCGGCACGCCTGGGACCGGACCGGCCCTCGGCTCGCCGCGCTGGGGTGGCGGGTCGTCGCCCCGGATCTGCGCGGGCACGGCACCAGCGCGTGGTCGGCCGACGGTGACTACGACCTCGACCTGTTCGCCGGGGACGTCCGGGCGATCGTCGCCGAGGTCGGCGGCCGGCCGGTGCTCGTCGGTGCCTCGCTCGGAGGCCTGGGTTCCCTGCTCGCCGCCGGAGAGGCACCGAGGGCGGCTGTCCGCGCCCTGGTCCTCGTCGACGTCGCCCATCGGCCGGATCCCCGCGGGTTCCACCGGATCGTCGCGTTCATGCGGCACCATCCGGACGGATTCGACGACGTGGCGCATGCGGCCGCGACGGTGTCCGCCCACCTGCCGCACCGCCCGAGTCCGCCCGACCCCAAGGGGATGTTGACCAATCTGCGGCGCCGCGGCGACCGCTGGGTGTGGCACTGGGACCCCCGCATGCTGGACAGCTTCGAGGGCCGGATGGACCCGCCCGGCATGGCGGAGCGCCTGCTCGACGCCGGGCGCCACGCCCGCGTGCCGATCCTGCTCGTCCGAGGCGGGAGCAGCGACGTGGTGCGCGAAGAGGTCGCCCAACAGTTCTGCGACGAGGTTCCTGGGGCGCGGCGCGTCGACGTAGCCGGGGCGGGGCACATGGTGGTCGGCGATCGCAACGAGCACTTCCTCGACGCGATCGTCCCGTTCCTCGAAGAAGTCGCATGCGCGAGTGGGTGA
- a CDS encoding S1 family peptidase, with product MFNLKSSRRTVARTASVALTGAACAAMMTGSAEAIVNGSDSTQRYPSMVSIPVTGVDDPTFKGVCGGTLIDSKWVLTAAHCVDPTLVTLDGTVRIGSEWKTSGGTVRSVAKTVSHPGYRNGEGTGPNRNDIALVRLDRPVTEKPIRIADKPGRPGTPTRILGFGTIDDAPDHTKWVFPDRLQELDTRRGAVSDCAPGYADSTRLCTISQVPKAMACNGDSGGPQLQQDRRGRWELIGVTSGPGAPGVRCSEGPGLYTSAPAYSGWIHKAMAHNG from the coding sequence GTGTTCAACTTGAAGTCCTCGCGCCGCACGGTGGCCCGCACCGCCTCGGTGGCCCTGACAGGAGCGGCGTGCGCCGCCATGATGACCGGGAGCGCCGAAGCCATCGTCAACGGGAGCGATTCAACGCAGCGCTACCCGTCCATGGTGTCGATACCGGTGACGGGTGTGGACGACCCTACCTTCAAGGGTGTCTGCGGGGGGACGTTGATCGACTCGAAGTGGGTGCTCACAGCCGCCCATTGCGTGGACCCGACGCTTGTCACCCTGGACGGCACCGTCCGGATCGGCAGTGAGTGGAAGACGTCCGGCGGCACGGTCCGGTCCGTCGCGAAGACGGTGTCTCACCCGGGCTACAGGAACGGCGAGGGCACCGGCCCCAACCGCAACGACATCGCTCTGGTCCGCCTGGACCGCCCGGTCACCGAGAAGCCCATCCGCATCGCCGACAAGCCGGGGCGGCCCGGCACCCCGACCCGCATCTTGGGCTTCGGCACCATCGACGACGCACCCGACCACACCAAATGGGTCTTCCCCGACAGGCTCCAGGAACTCGACACGCGCAGGGGTGCGGTCTCCGACTGCGCGCCGGGCTACGCGGACAGCACCCGCCTGTGCACGATCAGCCAGGTGCCCAAGGCCATGGCATGCAACGGCGACTCGGGCGGCCCCCAGCTCCAGCAGGACCGGAGGGGGCGTTGGGAACTCATCGGCGTCACCTCGGGCCCCGGCGCCCCAGGCGTGCGCTGCAGCGAGGGCCCGGGGCTCTACACCAGCGCGCCCGCCTACTCGGGCTGGATCCACAAGGCGATGGCCCACAACGGCTGA
- a CDS encoding carbohydrate-binding module family 20 domain-containing protein, protein MSFEVAAPTQWGDTVFVTGSTPELGSWSPDAAVPLSSASAPVWTASLVLEGAASVSFKYLIKRADGSVVWEQADNRAMTTPSDGSSFTTHDTFRDTVGTPASGIAPDCVVAHASWRYTAVTNRCGMPLHLQALHQGGAASDCRWIGAGSTATFAGYGPFRDYVLAVNHC, encoded by the coding sequence GTGAGTTTCGAGGTGGCGGCCCCCACTCAATGGGGCGACACGGTCTTCGTCACGGGCAGCACACCGGAGCTCGGCTCCTGGTCGCCGGACGCGGCCGTACCGCTGTCCTCGGCCTCGGCACCCGTCTGGACCGCGTCCCTCGTCCTCGAGGGAGCGGCCTCCGTGTCGTTCAAGTACCTGATCAAGAGGGCCGATGGGAGCGTGGTGTGGGAACAGGCCGACAACCGTGCGATGACGACCCCGTCAGACGGCTCCTCGTTCACCACGCACGACACGTTCCGCGACACCGTCGGCACTCCCGCGTCCGGCATCGCGCCCGACTGCGTAGTCGCTCACGCCTCGTGGCGCTACACGGCCGTCACCAACCGGTGCGGCATGCCGCTCCACCTCCAAGCCCTCCACCAGGGCGGCGCGGCCAGTGACTGCCGCTGGATAGGGGCGGGCTCCACCGCCACCTTCGCCGGCTACGGTCCCTTCCGCGACTACGTGCTGGCCGTGAACCACTGCTGA